The Sporohalobacter salinus genomic interval TCTATAATTTCAGTTGCATTTAGTTCTGTAGTTAAATCAATATTAGTTAATTGCTGATAAATAGTCAATCCTGGAATTTCTTCTGCTATTTGATCTACAGAATTAACCTCCAAACCTGAATTAATAATTGGACCACTTAAAATAACTTCTGGATACTGTAAACTTGCTGCTAATCTTTTGATCTCTTGAAGCGAAATCGGTTTACCGCCTAAATATTTACCAGGAACAGTAGTACCGGCAATAATAATTACAATTTGTGAACTCTGTAATTTATTTAAAAGTTCATCTTTATTATTCCTAAATTGATCAACAGTTAAATAATCAATTTCTTCTGCTGTTAGACCTGCGTCCTTTAAAGCTCCATAAGTATACCGTATATGAGGAGCAATATAAGGAGGGACACCTAAACAGGATGGTTCATCAAGATAACCATCTAAAATACTGACTTTCTGTTCGCCCATTCCATATCCTTCCTTTCAGCAATATATCATAATTGACACCATATTTATTATACCAACTGATGCCAAAAATTAAAAGCATCCATCTTAAAAAGATGAATGCTTTAACTAAAATTTATTATAGATCTGTTTTATTATTCAATAAATCATCATATTGATTTGGTAAAAGATTGAAAATGATCGCTATTACCAAAACTCCAATTGCCACTATCCATCCAATTTTAAGATCACTCACGGAATACCCACTATAAGGTTGATTTAACTCCGTGATAAATGTTCTAATTAACATATAACTTAAAAAGAATGGAGTAATATATTTAATCATTACATCCCACCAACGACCAACCTGAAAATTCGAAATGGGATTGAAAAATTCTCGCAATACCTCAGCTCTATAATACCAACCTAAAACAACTGCTTCTAAAATTCCGATAACAGCAACACCAAACTGCATATTATAATGATCAATTATATCAAGAAAATAAAGTCCGGCTCCAGTAGTAAAGAGAATACTAGCTATAAAGCCAAGTCCACAGACAATTGTAGTTGCTTTCTTGCGGCTAATATTAAATTTATCCATTAATGGTGCTGATACCGCCTCTACCATGGAAATACTAGAAGAAATTCCTGCTATTCCTAAAGCTAAAAAGAATACTACTCCTAACACTGTCTTGAAAGCTGGAAACATATTAATTGCTTTTGGAAAAGCTACAAAAGCTAACCCTATGCTCTGGGCAACTACTTCTTCTATTGGCTGTCCAGTTTGAGTAGTCATATATCCTAAAATTCCAAAAACTCCAATCCCAACAATAAAACTAAAACCACAGTTAGCAAAAGCAGTAATAAAAGCATTATTGACTATATCAGAATCTTTAGACAAGTAACTACCATACGTAATCATTACTCCAAAACAGACACTTAAGGTAAAGAAAATCTGTCCATAAGCCGCCAACCAAACTTCAGGATTCAATAAAGCAGAAAAATCAGGTTCTAAAAACTTATTAATCCCTTCAACTGCTCCTGGTAATGTAATACCACGAATTACAATAACCAACATCAATAATGCTAAAACTGGCATAAAGATCTTTGAAGCCTTTTCAACACCAGCTTCAATTCCATTATAAACAATCACAAAATTAATCAACCAAACTAGTGCTACTGTTAATAGAATTGATAGATTAACTCCACCTAATTCGCTAATTCCTGAAGACAACTGTAAATGAGTATTATATAGAAATGTTTCTGGATTACTTCCCCACGCCCCGCTGAAAGCATAATAAATATATTTAAAACTCCAACTAATAACTACTGAATAATAAGCAATTAAAACAAAAGTCACCAACGTAGACCACCAACCAAGCCATTCCCACTTTTTGCTTACTTTAGTATAGGAAAGCGGGGCAGAACCACGCATCTTTTGTCCAAAACCAAACTCTAAAATCAACAACGGAATTCCTGTAGTTAATAAAGCAAAAAAGTAAGGTATTAAAAAGGCTCCTCCTCCATTATCATAAGCTACATAACTAAAACGCCAAATATTACCTAACCCTACTGCTGAACCGATAGTTGCTAAAATGAACCCTAATCTAGATCCCCATTGATTTTCACTCGACTCCATTCTCTGCTCCTCCTTATTACTGTATTTATTTAAGTCCTAATTAATATATCACCTCTGTTCTGAAAAGTCAAATAATAGAATTTAAAAGAGACTCTCTTTCTTAATAAACACCAATTTTTTACAAAAAAGAGAGCCTCTTTTAAAAATGAAATTTTTAATTTTCAAATTTTAATTTCATAGTATTTAACTTCACTCCATCAATTACTTTCAATTCATCTATTAAACCAGAAATTTCTTCTTTAGCATCCCGTAATACCAATAAAATCAAACCTTCTTCTTGACTATTATCAGTCTCATGAATTCCTAATCTTGTTTCTATAATACTACCATAGGTAGTAAGTATCTCCTGTACTCTAGGAACTGAATCTGTCCTTTTATCAATTAAGACTGTCATAACAGTAGAAGTCTTCAAAATTATTTCCTCCTCTAATTCCAAATTAATTTTTCATTAATATGCTCTGGTTTGTAATTCTTTGCTTATTTCAACAGCTGAAAGTCCATCAGCGTTAATAATTGGGGCTTCATTTTTAATATCAGACATATTCATCACATTTTTATCTTCACCGCTAATAACAATAGCATCAACTTTTTGAAGATTATCCTCTTCTAAATCCATTACTTCATATCCTTTCTGTTCTAATTCTTGGGTTACATTAGTTAAATCATCCTCTACAGCTACTGAAATTCTACGCGCCATTTTTATCACCTCTTTGATTTAATTTATTAATCCTAAATATTATTAATATTTTAATCTATATAGTAGAATAAAATACATTATAAAACTTCATTTTGAATTAATATACTGTACCGATGGTCTCCTATTACCCGACTGTGGATAAAGTTCCATTAATTCATAAATTTCCGTTGCTAATTCTGTTTCTACTGAAACTCCCATTTGGTTTAATTTATCTACAGTAATAGGATAATCATGTGTCCAACGACCTTCTGTTAATATAGTAGCAATTCTTTTTGCTTTGTTAGTCTCCATTTTGTCTATTAATAAATTCTGAACCAAATCTTTTATCTGAGTTAAAGCTTTATCTGCAACATCAGATAAGATTAATGTTTCATCATCTATTTCATCTATATCTTTTCTATCTACTACTTTTTGCAAAGAAGGAGCTGGATATTTACCAATCTGAGGATCTACTGGTCCTAACACAGCATTCTCATCCATCATAATATTATCAGCAGCTAAAGCTAATAGTGTTCCTCCTGACATAGCATAATGAGGTACTATTACCGTTACTTCGCTTGGATGTTTTTTAATAGCATAGGCTATCTGCTCAGCCGCCAGAACTAAACCACCAGGAGTATGAATCACAAGTTTAATCGGCTTATCACCAGGCGTTAGTCTAATGGCCCGCAATATCTCTTCGGAATCTTCAATATTAATAAAACGCCGTACCGGAATACCTAAAAAACTTATTGCTTCCTGTCGATGAATCAAAACAATTAGTCGTGAATCTAATTTATCCTCTATTTTTTTGATTAATTTTATCCTTTCCTTCTTAATTGACTTCTGTTTAAGAATAGGGATTAATGTTATAATAATAAAAATAATCCAGATAATACTAAAAAAATCCACTGCTCCACCTCCTAAATATAATCGTAAATATCTAATAATTTATTCCCAAGCTTAACACTTATATCACTTTTATTATTAGTTATAATATTTCAATTTTACTGTTTGATTATACTTCCTATTAAGTTTGCTTACTCTAAATTATCGCTATTAGAATATATAATTTAGTAATTGGTAACTTTAAAAGTAAAAAGATCAATAATAAGGAGGTGAATTAATTTCCCCATGCAACTACCACCTCAATTATACCACTGGCTTATTAGACCTAAATGGTTGACTAATATATATATTAATGATTTACTTAAAGAAAACTTTACTTTTGAAAACAAAAAAATCTTAGATTTCGGCTGTGGAGTAGGTTCTACTAGCTCTATATTTAATTCAAAAAATTATTTAGGAGTTGATATCAACCAGAAAAGAATAGAATATGCTCAAAAGCTACATCAAATATTAAAGCCAACTGGAAGAATTATTGTTATTGAGCCCTGTTTCTGTTCTAACTCTTATATTAGCAATTACTTTATGAATATAATAGATAATGGAAATCATATCCGTAGTATGAATGAATATTTCAAATTATTCCAAAACCATTACTATAAAATCAATCCTATTACTAAATATAAAAAGTTATTCTTTTACAATGATCTCTTCTTTACTGCAATTCCAGCTTAATCTAAAAACTTAGGTTTAAAAGCAATACAAACAGCCGGCAAGAAAACTAAAGTTCCAATTAAACAACTACTAATTGAAACTACTACTAAGAATCCAAAGAACTGAACAGGTAAAAAGTTAGATATCAATAATATCACAAAACCTATAATTACTGACAAAGCATTAAACACAATCCCTCTTCCTGTTGTCGTTAAAGTCTTCTTTATAGCAGTTGCTGATCTTCCTTTTTTATTTTCTTTTCGATATCGCCACAAAAAATGAATAGTATAATCAACCCCTACTCCAATCATAATCGAAGATAATAATGCTGTAACCATATTCAGTTCAATTCCAAGATATCCCATCAAACCAAAAAGACTAACTATTGATAAAATTAAAGGAAGTACAGCCATTATTCCCGCTATGAAAGAGCTAAATAAAATCATTACAATTAATGCTATACTGATCACTGAAAAAATCAAACTAAAAATCTGTCCTCTTACCACTAAATCAACTAACTCCGCCAATAAATCACCAAAACCACCTACAAAAACAAAAGGCGAATCTTCAAAATTATTAATATACTTAGTAAGGGAAGCTACTATTTTATCGATCTTAGTTGTGTTATTAGTCTTAATTCTAGCTCTAATCAATGCATGTCTACGTTCAAAATCTACTAATTTTGTTGATTCTTCGGACATTGCATAGAGAAGAAAGTATTGTGAAATAGCATTCCTAGTTGTAGGTACTCTATTAAACTTTTTCTTCTTATTATTATGAAGTTTTAAATTCATATTCCGCATTATATTAGAAATTGAAGTTACCTGTTCAATTTCTTCATATTCTTTAAGCTTCTTTTCTAATTTGGCTATCTTTTTCATCACTAATGGATCTTCAATATCTCCTTTTGCAACTACAGAAATAGTACTAGCTCCACCAAAATACTTATTTATTATTTGATTGGATTTAACTATTTGAGAGTTCGAACTAAAATAATTAATAGGGTTTGTATCCACTCTAAGTAAACTAACTCCCGAGGAAATTAAAATTATAATTAATAAAAAAACAACAATTATCTTCTTAGGATGACAGATAACAAAATCAGAAATCCGAAATAGCACATTCTCTAAAGAATAAGGGTTATCTCTATTTCCATTTACTTTAATTGGCTCTGCTCTAGAAAGTAAAGATAATACAGCTGGAATAAAGCTTATACTTGCTAACAAAGCAAACCCAATTCCAAAGGCTGCTAAAATCCCCAACTGTTGAGCTGGAAGAATAATATGAGCTAAAAGGCATAATAATCCTACTATTGTTGTTATTCCCGCAGCAACAATAGGACGACCTAGATTCTTAATTACTAATCGCGATAATTCTACTTCACCAATCGATCTTTTTAATTGATTTTCTTCTTGATAATGAGCAATAATATGAATTCCATAATCATTAGTAATTGCCATTAAAGTCACCGGTAAAATAACTGTAATTAACTGTATTTTCCAGTTTAGTATCGACGCTAAACCTACGGATACCACAATTGACATTATAACTACAGCAACTGGAAGAATAATTCCGCGTAGCTGTTTAAAACAGAAATAAAGAAAGATTAAGACTATTAGTATACCGCAGGGCATAAATCTCTTTATATCATAAAGAACATTAGAAGCAATTTTAGCTCTAGTAACCGGC includes:
- a CDS encoding sodium-dependent transporter — its product is MESSENQWGSRLGFILATIGSAVGLGNIWRFSYVAYDNGGGAFLIPYFFALLTTGIPLLILEFGFGQKMRGSAPLSYTKVSKKWEWLGWWSTLVTFVLIAYYSVVISWSFKYIYYAFSGAWGSNPETFLYNTHLQLSSGISELGGVNLSILLTVALVWLINFVIVYNGIEAGVEKASKIFMPVLALLMLVIVIRGITLPGAVEGINKFLEPDFSALLNPEVWLAAYGQIFFTLSVCFGVMITYGSYLSKDSDIVNNAFITAFANCGFSFIVGIGVFGILGYMTTQTGQPIEEVVAQSIGLAFVAFPKAINMFPAFKTVLGVVFFLALGIAGISSSISMVEAVSAPLMDKFNISRKKATTIVCGLGFIASILFTTGAGLYFLDIIDHYNMQFGVAVIGILEAVVLGWYYRAEVLREFFNPISNFQVGRWWDVMIKYITPFFLSYMLIRTFITELNQPYSGYSVSDLKIGWIVAIGVLVIAIIFNLLPNQYDDLLNNKTDL
- a CDS encoding YkuS family protein, whose product is MARRISVAVEDDLTNVTQELEQKGYEVMDLEEDNLQKVDAIVISGEDKNVMNMSDIKNEAPIINADGLSAVEISKELQTRAY
- a CDS encoding SDH family Clp fold serine proteinase, whose protein sequence is MDFFSIIWIIFIIITLIPILKQKSIKKERIKLIKKIEDKLDSRLIVLIHRQEAISFLGIPVRRFINIEDSEEILRAIRLTPGDKPIKLVIHTPGGLVLAAEQIAYAIKKHPSEVTVIVPHYAMSGGTLLALAADNIMMDENAVLGPVDPQIGKYPAPSLQKVVDRKDIDEIDDETLILSDVADKALTQIKDLVQNLLIDKMETNKAKRIATILTEGRWTHDYPITVDKLNQMGVSVETELATEIYELMELYPQSGNRRPSVQYINSK
- a CDS encoding class I SAM-dependent methyltransferase; this translates as MQLPPQLYHWLIRPKWLTNIYINDLLKENFTFENKKILDFGCGVGSTSSIFNSKNYLGVDINQKRIEYAQKLHQILKPTGRIIVIEPCFCSNSYISNYFMNIIDNGNHIRSMNEYFKLFQNHYYKINPITKYKKLFFYNDLFFTAIPA
- a CDS encoding efflux RND transporter permease subunit, whose product is MPSRLKLNKIKKLFGNTEFIIISLTADNVLNSSTLKKVKKLESKLKKLNQIEKVKSPFNVRLIAGNDNDLIIDNAISKIPITSKEEQQLKKKIKNNNLIYGNLIAKDFKAIAVVGWLRKGTDDQNLLKELNRIITNFPGSERIYLAGMPVTRAKIASNVLYDIKRFMPCGILIVLIFLYFCFKQLRGIILPVAVVIMSIVVSVGLASILNWKIQLITVILPVTLMAITNDYGIHIIAHYQEENQLKRSIGEVELSRLVIKNLGRPIVAAGITTIVGLLCLLAHIILPAQQLGILAAFGIGFALLASISFIPAVLSLLSRAEPIKVNGNRDNPYSLENVLFRISDFVICHPKKIIVVFLLIIILISSGVSLLRVDTNPINYFSSNSQIVKSNQIINKYFGGASTISVVAKGDIEDPLVMKKIAKLEKKLKEYEEIEQVTSISNIMRNMNLKLHNNKKKKFNRVPTTRNAISQYFLLYAMSEESTKLVDFERRHALIRARIKTNNTTKIDKIVASLTKYINNFEDSPFVFVGGFGDLLAELVDLVVRGQIFSLIFSVISIALIVMILFSSFIAGIMAVLPLILSIVSLFGLMGYLGIELNMVTALLSSIMIGVGVDYTIHFLWRYRKENKKGRSATAIKKTLTTTGRGIVFNALSVIIGFVILLISNFLPVQFFGFLVVVSISSCLIGTLVFLPAVCIAFKPKFLD